The Falco naumanni isolate bFalNau1 chromosome 1, bFalNau1.pat, whole genome shotgun sequence genome window below encodes:
- the LOC121082774 gene encoding apoptosis-inducing factor 3-like, translating into MAANPSLCSPAAMDGDDTVTAEVCQEADVGDGELREVMVAGYPVLLVRNKMEFSALGSKCPHYNAPLTKGVLRGERLRCPWHGSCFNIRTGDIEEYPSLDCLPCFKVTVEDGRVFVTAKKKDLENSRRVKDTSKRCPYNRDTMLLLGGGVAALVCAETLRQEGFTGRIIMATKEKHVPYDKSKLSKEMNLKAEDIYLRKPEFLDAHSIEFWTEKEAVSVDFQKQKVYFMDGSSQKYNQLLIATGSHSGFLKVPGADLQNVCNLQTPEDSSKILELATGKNLVIIGASFIGMEIAAFLSDKAGAISVVEKKEFPFQNTLGRQVGGVVMKMLQNKGVKFHMKTELCELKGKDGKVTEAVLASGEKLPADVVVVGIGVSPSSAFLKDTSIARDDSGAILVDLRMQTNIPNVFAAGDVVSFPVALLDGNWSSIHHQQVAEAHGHIAALNMLRKEKLLHTVPFFWTTIFGKSIHYAGCGKGYTDTVVKGSLEQEKFLIFYIRDGFVTAAASLNCDPMVSLIAEVLYSGKQISKEEAEACDIGNIPLLAAT; encoded by the exons ATGGCGGCCAACCCTTCCCTCTGCTCGCCCGCGGCCATGGATGGTGATGACACCGTCACTGCCGAGGTCTGCCAGGAGGCCGACGTTGGGGATGGAGA GCTCCGGGAGGTGATGGTGGCTGGCTACCCGGTGCTGCTGGTGAGGAACAAGATGGAGTTCAGCGCCCTGGGCAGTAAGTGCCCCCACTACAACGCCCCACTCACCAAAG GAGTCTTGAGAGGGGagaggctgcgctgcccttGGCATGGCTCCTGCTTTAATATCCGAACTGGAGACATCGAGGAATACCCTTCGCTGGACTGTCTTCCCTGCTTCAAG GTAACAGTGGAAGACGGCAGAGTGTTTGTTACAGCAAAAAAGAAG GATCTTGAAAACAGCCGGAGGGTGAAGGACACAAGCAAGCGATGCCCCTACAACCGGGACAcgatgctgctgctggggggag GTGTGGCTGCCTTGGTGTGTGCAGAGACACTTCGTCAAGAGGGCTTTACCGGCAGGATCATCATGGCAACTAAAGAGAAACATGTTCCATATGACAAGTCCAAACTGAGCAAG GAAATGAACTTGAAAGCTGAGGACATTTACCTGAGGAAACCTGAATTCCTCGATGCTCACAGCATAGAGTTCTGGACAGAGAAAGAG GCAGTGTCAGTGGATTTCCAGAAGCAGAAAGTCTATTTCATGGATGGGTCCTCTCAGAAGTACAATCAGCTGCTCATTGCAACCGGCAGCCA CTCCGGCTTCCTCAAAGTCCCTGGTGCAGACCTGCAGAACGTATGCAATCTCCAGACTCCAGAAGACTCTAGCAAGATCTTAGAGCTGGCGACTGGGAAGAATCTAGTGATCATAGGAGCTTCATTCATAG GAATGGAGATAGCTGCCTTCCTCTCAGACAAGGCTGGTGCCATCtcagtggtggaaaaaaaggagttcCCTTTCCAGAACACGCTGGGTCGCCAGGTTGGAGGTGTCGTCATGAAG ATGCTTCAAAATAAAGGGGTGAAGTTTCACATGAAAACAGAACTCTGTGAGCTGAAAGGAAAGGACGGAAAG GTCACAGAGGCTGTTCTTGCCAGTGGAGAGAAACTACCTGCAGATGTGGTAGTGGTGGGTATAG ggGTGTCCCCCagctcagcatttctgaaagacacCTCCATCGCCAGAGATGACAGTGGTGCCATCCTGGTGGATCTG CGTATGCAAACCAACATCCCAAATGTCTTCGCTGCGGGGGATGTGGTCTCCTTTCCTGTAGCGCTGCTCGATGGGAACTGGTCCAGCATCCATCACCAACAGGTGGCCGAGGCCCACG GTCACATTGCTGCCTTAAACATGCTGAGGAAAGAGAAGTTGTTGCACACTGTTCCCTTCTTCTGGACCACGATATTTGGGAAAAGCATCCACTACGCAG GCTGCGGGAAGGGATACACAGACACTGTTGTGAAAGGCAGCCTGGAGCAAGAGAAGTTCCTGATCTTTTACATCAG GGATGGCTTCGTGactgcagctgccagcctgAACTGTGACCCCATGGTGTCTCTGATTGCAGAAGTCTTATACTCAGGGAAACAAATCTCTAAAGAAGAAGCAGA GGCCTGTGACATCGGCAACATACCCTTGCTGGCAGCAACCTAA